A genomic region of Kribbella sp. NBC_00382 contains the following coding sequences:
- a CDS encoding sugar phosphate isomerase/epimerase family protein: protein MSDRTIPADGIGMHLYTMREALAADYPGTLQRLAEIGYKTVGVSGRFGHSAEEIRTYADAAGLKIVLEHVGYPRLTDNWEGALGDVQTLGGQWIVVPSLPVELRTLDGFREAARAFNTAGQLAKKEGLKLLFHNHGHDFDEVDGQVLFDILLDEVEPDLLGFELDLYWVVNGGKDPIDYFRNHPGRFPALHVKDMATDGSFADVGTGTLDFAAIFAEAESGGVQQWLVEHDAPTDEWESARTSYRSLAELKY from the coding sequence ATGAGCGACCGGACTATCCCCGCTGACGGCATCGGCATGCACCTCTACACGATGCGCGAAGCACTCGCCGCCGATTATCCCGGCACCCTCCAGCGACTCGCGGAGATCGGCTACAAGACGGTCGGCGTCAGCGGCCGTTTCGGCCACTCGGCCGAGGAGATCCGCACGTACGCCGATGCGGCCGGCCTGAAGATCGTGCTCGAGCACGTCGGCTATCCCCGGCTGACCGACAACTGGGAGGGCGCCCTCGGGGACGTCCAGACGCTCGGCGGCCAATGGATCGTCGTACCGTCGCTCCCGGTCGAACTGCGCACGCTCGACGGGTTCCGGGAAGCCGCTCGCGCCTTCAACACCGCCGGACAGCTGGCGAAGAAGGAAGGGCTCAAGCTGCTCTTCCACAACCACGGCCACGACTTCGACGAGGTCGACGGCCAGGTGCTGTTCGACATCCTGCTCGACGAGGTGGAGCCGGACCTGCTCGGCTTCGAGCTCGACCTGTACTGGGTGGTCAACGGCGGCAAGGACCCGATCGACTACTTCCGCAACCACCCGGGCCGGTTCCCGGCGCTGCACGTTAAGGACATGGCGACAGACGGCTCCTTCGCGGACGTGGGTACCGGCACGCTCGACTTCGCCGCAATCTTCGCCGAGGCCGAGTCGGGTGGCGTCCAGCAGTGGCTGGTCGAGCACGACGCCCCTACCGATGAGTGGGAGTCGGCGCGTACGTCGTACCGGTCGCTGGCGGAGCTCAAGTATTGA
- a CDS encoding TetR/AcrR family transcriptional regulator, with translation MRINGRAETTAARREQIVGATIGVLAERGYAGTSFDAICEAAGLSSKRLISYHFQTKEELLAEVLRRVTADAAEFMRPALDAATGPAELLAAYITANLDFIAAQPDHVRAVQQIVFGAAPMPSEEADGAVVRLVGLFEEGQRTGAFRTFDSLLMAVTLRGAIDVAAGRLVAGADPKAYARELTEIFDRATRAELS, from the coding sequence ATGCGGATAAACGGGAGAGCGGAGACTACGGCTGCGCGGCGCGAGCAGATCGTCGGGGCGACGATCGGTGTGCTCGCCGAGCGGGGGTATGCGGGGACGTCGTTCGATGCGATCTGCGAGGCGGCCGGGTTGAGCAGCAAGCGGCTGATCTCGTACCACTTCCAGACCAAGGAAGAACTGCTGGCCGAGGTGCTTCGGCGGGTGACCGCGGATGCCGCCGAGTTCATGCGACCGGCGCTCGACGCGGCGACCGGCCCGGCCGAGCTGCTCGCGGCGTACATCACCGCGAACCTTGACTTCATCGCCGCGCAGCCCGATCACGTCCGGGCCGTCCAGCAGATCGTCTTCGGCGCTGCGCCGATGCCCTCGGAGGAGGCCGACGGCGCGGTGGTGCGGCTGGTCGGGCTGTTCGAAGAGGGCCAGCGCACTGGTGCCTTCCGGACCTTCGACTCGCTGCTGATGGCCGTGACGCTGCGCGGGGCGATCGACGTCGCGGCCGGCCGGCTCGTCGCCGGCGCGGATCCCAAGGCCTACGCCCGCGAACTGACCGAGATCTTCGACCGAGCGACCCGAGCGGAGCTGTCGTGA
- a CDS encoding AraC family transcriptional regulator — MPVGRQSPQTLHLWPSGGVHHWPSGGTSTAHSHPRGHLVYAARGVLSVHTEQGTSVVPANRVAWTPGGFTHYHRAHGDTDMRILFLTAAQARLMPDRPSVFTVSDLAREVLLTLTGPRSYNAEGHDSAAQSRLVRVLVDELDQAHEQPLQLPEPHDDRLRALAQLLYDEPADNSSLAELGRTIGASARTLSRLLRDELGMTFYQWRTQLRICHALVLLAEGHDATQVAHACGWSNPSSFITAFSNLVGTTPGRYRTSSSTTSST, encoded by the coding sequence ATGCCCGTTGGCCGCCAATCTCCGCAGACCTTGCACCTCTGGCCATCCGGCGGGGTGCACCACTGGCCGTCGGGCGGAACCAGTACGGCGCACTCCCACCCGCGCGGACACCTGGTGTACGCGGCTCGCGGTGTCCTGTCGGTCCATACCGAGCAAGGCACATCGGTGGTGCCGGCCAATCGAGTGGCCTGGACGCCTGGCGGGTTCACGCACTACCACCGGGCCCACGGCGATACCGATATGCGGATCCTCTTCCTGACCGCAGCGCAGGCTCGGCTCATGCCAGATCGGCCGTCCGTGTTCACCGTCTCCGACCTCGCTCGCGAAGTACTGCTCACCCTCACCGGTCCACGCAGCTACAACGCGGAAGGCCACGACAGTGCCGCACAGTCTCGCCTCGTACGCGTCCTCGTCGACGAACTCGACCAAGCTCACGAACAACCTCTGCAATTACCCGAGCCACACGACGACCGCCTGCGCGCACTCGCGCAACTCCTGTACGACGAGCCCGCCGACAACAGCTCCCTGGCCGAGCTCGGCCGCACGATCGGCGCCAGTGCCCGCACCCTCAGCCGGCTCCTCCGCGACGAACTCGGCATGACCTTCTACCAATGGCGCACCCAGCTCCGGATCTGTCACGCCCTTGTACTACTTGCCGAAGGCCACGACGCGACCCAGGTAGCCCACGCCTGCGGCTGGTCCAACCCCAGCAGCTTCATCACCGCCTTCAGCAACCTCGTCGGCACTACGCCCGGCCGCTACCGAACCTCCTCGAGTACGACGTCGTCGACCTGA
- a CDS encoding cupin domain-containing protein — translation MCEFGPAAALPGGIGISRLTVYDIEAPDGLVGGTPHVHLACSEGYYVIAGSGAVQTLNPKGFTETPLQAGTVVWFDPGTIHRLVNGGGLQILTLMSNSGLPEAGDAVLTLPPEHLTDRETYLKATTLTGEGEARTPSAMARRNLALEGFAVLRDAYAAEGPTALDAFYASAVRIVQPQLADWRKRWEQGARRLADETGAALEALESGKAPHLQTAELHELPAPTEYARHGMCGRLDVYDLNERP, via the coding sequence ATGTGCGAGTTCGGCCCGGCCGCGGCGCTACCCGGCGGTATCGGCATCTCGCGGCTGACGGTGTACGACATCGAGGCGCCCGACGGCCTCGTCGGCGGCACCCCGCACGTCCACCTCGCCTGCTCCGAGGGGTACTACGTGATCGCCGGCTCCGGCGCGGTCCAGACCCTCAACCCGAAGGGCTTCACCGAGACCCCGCTGCAGGCCGGCACGGTCGTCTGGTTCGACCCCGGCACGATCCACCGGCTGGTCAACGGCGGCGGCCTGCAGATCCTCACCCTGATGTCGAACTCCGGCCTCCCCGAGGCGGGCGACGCCGTCCTCACGCTCCCACCCGAGCACCTCACCGACCGCGAGACGTACCTGAAGGCCACCACGCTCACCGGCGAGGGCGAGGCCCGTACTCCGTCCGCGATGGCCCGCCGCAACCTGGCCCTCGAAGGCTTCGCCGTACTCCGAGACGCGTACGCCGCCGAAGGCCCCACCGCTCTCGACGCCTTCTACGCCTCCGCTGTCCGCATCGTCCAGCCTCAACTGGCCGACTGGCGCAAACGCTGGGAGCAAGGCGCCCGCCGCCTGGCCGACGAAACCGGCGCCGCCCTCGAAGCACTCGAGTCCGGCAAGGCGCCGCACCTGCAAACCGCCGAGCTCCACGAGCTCCCGGCCCCCACCGAGTACGCCCGCCACGGCATGTGCGGCCGCCTCGACGTCTACGACCTGAACGAACGCCCGTGA
- a CDS encoding threonine/serine ThrE exporter family protein, which produces MAKRGDSAADGGETGPPSLDVTLTEDLRLGDRRRADRTKIERTRADREPAERQKSKRQQGEPAASRETDDLPAVNRRRGERRQSERRQGDRRESEPTTGELSADDLSAELQAADERARDEQRELYRTLDLALRIGEVVLSSGAGTADATATILSVTAAAGLRGCEVDITFTSIAISYQAAPDVAPETHMRIVRYRGQDFSRLTDVDQLVRRFVRAELTREEASRELARMVSAGPPFPRWSSVVAWGVMAGGATLLLGGGWLITLVAVVTACFIELSNRWFNRQRLPAFYQQVAGAFVATAVALILYAVHAPVKPSLVVAAGIIMLLAGIALTGAVQDAITGYYVTAAARSLEAMLLTGGIIAGVSLGISLGIKLGLPVAIEAQTIQLSNLPIMVGSGALMAVAFAYASYSPLRSLLPIAVVGALGSLVFTLMSRAQFGPAWSTAAAAFIVGLTGYSLGRRSGVPPLVVVVSGTVPLLPGLTIYKGLLELMSLGNLIGIVSLATAVAIGVALASGVILGEYVAQPIRREARRLEDRLAGPRLVGPRRPVRRRTERSRSHRSRRTRRSS; this is translated from the coding sequence GTGGCCAAGCGCGGGGATTCGGCAGCCGACGGGGGCGAGACCGGCCCGCCGTCGCTCGACGTGACCCTGACGGAAGACCTCCGCCTGGGCGACCGTCGGCGCGCGGATCGGACGAAGATCGAGCGGACGAGGGCTGATCGGGAGCCGGCTGAGCGGCAGAAATCGAAGCGGCAGCAGGGCGAGCCGGCCGCGAGCCGGGAGACCGACGATCTCCCGGCCGTCAATCGGCGACGGGGTGAGCGTCGGCAGAGCGAGCGGCGGCAAGGGGATCGGCGGGAGTCCGAGCCGACGACCGGTGAGTTGTCGGCCGATGACCTGTCGGCTGAATTGCAGGCGGCCGACGAGCGCGCGCGGGATGAGCAGCGTGAGCTTTATCGCACTCTCGATCTCGCCCTGCGGATCGGCGAGGTCGTGCTCTCCAGCGGCGCCGGCACCGCCGACGCGACGGCCACCATCCTCAGCGTCACCGCGGCCGCCGGACTGCGCGGTTGCGAGGTCGACATCACCTTCACCTCGATCGCGATCTCGTACCAGGCCGCGCCCGACGTCGCGCCCGAGACCCACATGCGCATCGTCCGGTACCGCGGCCAGGACTTCTCCCGCCTGACCGACGTCGACCAACTCGTACGCCGCTTCGTCCGCGCCGAACTCACTCGCGAAGAAGCCAGCCGCGAGCTAGCCCGCATGGTCTCGGCCGGCCCGCCCTTCCCCCGCTGGAGCTCAGTAGTCGCCTGGGGCGTGATGGCCGGCGGCGCGACCCTCCTCCTCGGTGGTGGCTGGCTGATCACCCTGGTCGCCGTCGTCACCGCCTGCTTCATCGAGCTCAGCAACCGCTGGTTCAACCGCCAGCGCCTGCCTGCCTTCTACCAGCAGGTGGCCGGCGCCTTCGTCGCGACCGCCGTCGCGCTAATCCTGTACGCCGTCCACGCCCCAGTGAAACCATCCCTGGTAGTTGCCGCCGGCATCATCATGTTGCTGGCCGGGATCGCCCTCACCGGAGCGGTCCAGGACGCCATCACCGGGTACTACGTGACCGCCGCCGCCCGAAGTCTCGAAGCCATGTTGCTGACCGGCGGCATCATCGCCGGCGTCTCGCTAGGCATCAGCCTCGGCATCAAGCTAGGTCTCCCGGTAGCGATCGAGGCCCAGACGATCCAGCTCAGCAACCTCCCGATCATGGTCGGATCCGGTGCCCTGATGGCTGTCGCGTTCGCCTACGCGTCGTACTCACCGCTGCGTTCGCTGCTTCCGATCGCGGTCGTCGGCGCGCTGGGTTCGCTCGTCTTCACGCTGATGTCGCGCGCGCAGTTCGGCCCAGCCTGGTCGACGGCGGCCGCGGCGTTCATCGTCGGTCTCACCGGATACTCGCTGGGCCGTCGTTCGGGTGTCCCGCCACTGGTGGTTGTTGTCTCGGGCACGGTTCCGCTGCTCCCAGGACTGACCATCTACAAGGGTTTGCTCGAGCTGATGAGCCTGGGCAACCTGATCGGCATCGTGTCCCTGGCCACCGCGGTCGCCATCGGCGTGGCCCTCGCGTCAGGCGTGATCCTTGGCGAATACGTGGCTCAGCCCATCCGCCGGGAAGCCCGCCGTCTGGAGGATCGCCTGGCCGGTCCGCGGCTGGTGGGTCCGCGGCGGCCGGTACGGCGGCGTACCGAGCGCTCTCGTTCCCATCGCTCGCGGCGCACCCGTCGCAGCAGCTAG
- a CDS encoding dihydrodipicolinate synthase family protein gives MTLSLRLPDGAGGLATYELTGTPVAASNYEPATTRLAFAAAHVVSDPLADNSPGAPAAIDWDHTLGFRRHLWSLGLSVAEAMDTAQRGMGLDWPATQELIRRSAAEAPGGRIAVGVGTDQLPAGTHTLDAVIGAYEEQLAVAESVGAQPILMASRALCAAASSPDDYRKVYDRLLSQSSRPVILHWLGAMFDPALDGYWGSGSLDTAANVVVELIDENISKVDGIKMSLLDASKEIALRKRLPEGVRLYTGDDFNYPELIRGDDEHHSDALLGIFAAIAPAAAAALKALDDGELAKYEEIFAPTVPLARQIFSAPTYYYKTGIAFLAWLNGHQPGFGMVGGLQTGRSLPHLADTFRLADAAGVLTSPELAVGRFKSLLAVGGIDA, from the coding sequence GTGACCTTGTCTCTTCGCCTACCCGACGGCGCCGGCGGCCTGGCAACCTATGAGCTGACCGGTACGCCGGTTGCCGCCAGCAACTATGAGCCGGCGACTACCCGGTTGGCCTTCGCCGCAGCCCACGTCGTCTCGGACCCACTGGCCGACAACTCCCCCGGCGCCCCCGCAGCCATCGACTGGGACCACACCCTCGGCTTCCGTCGCCACCTCTGGTCGCTGGGGTTGTCGGTAGCCGAAGCAATGGACACAGCCCAACGAGGCATGGGCCTCGACTGGCCCGCCACACAAGAACTGATCCGCCGCTCGGCCGCGGAGGCGCCCGGTGGCCGCATTGCCGTTGGCGTAGGAACAGACCAACTGCCAGCGGGTACTCACACACTTGACGCTGTAATCGGCGCCTACGAAGAGCAATTGGCAGTAGCGGAAAGCGTCGGGGCCCAGCCCATCCTCATGGCCAGCCGGGCTCTGTGCGCGGCTGCCAGCTCGCCGGATGACTATCGGAAGGTTTATGACCGGCTGCTCAGCCAGTCGTCCCGGCCGGTGATCCTGCACTGGCTCGGGGCGATGTTCGATCCGGCGCTGGACGGCTACTGGGGCAGCGGCTCGCTCGACACCGCGGCGAACGTGGTCGTCGAGCTGATCGACGAAAACATCAGCAAGGTCGACGGCATCAAGATGTCGTTGCTGGATGCAAGCAAAGAGATTGCTCTGCGCAAGCGGCTTCCGGAAGGCGTCCGGCTCTACACGGGAGACGACTTCAACTACCCGGAGCTGATCCGTGGCGACGACGAGCACCACAGCGACGCGTTGCTCGGGATCTTCGCGGCGATCGCGCCGGCGGCCGCGGCCGCGTTGAAGGCGCTCGACGACGGGGAGCTGGCGAAGTACGAGGAGATTTTCGCGCCGACCGTCCCGCTGGCCCGGCAGATCTTCTCGGCGCCGACGTACTATTACAAGACCGGAATCGCCTTCCTGGCTTGGCTTAACGGGCACCAGCCAGGCTTCGGCATGGTCGGCGGGCTGCAGACCGGGCGGTCGTTGCCGCACCTGGCTGACACGTTCCGGCTGGCCGATGCTGCGGGCGTACTGACCTCTCCCGAGCTGGCCGTCGGACGCTTCAAGAGCCTCCTGGCAGTCGGCGGGATCGACGCATGA
- a CDS encoding Gfo/Idh/MocA family protein, giving the protein MNDRRVGIVMNGVTGRMGLRQHLERSIVAIREQGGIPAADGTMIIPEPILVGRNELKLKNIADQYGLSRWTTDLSEALAEPDVEIYFDSQLTQLREKGVRAAVEAGKAIYCEKPIAEGLEAAVDLARLVRDSGLKNGVVQDKLSLPGLRKLKRLVDGGFFGEILSVRGEFGYWVFEGDWQEAQRPAWNYKTEEGGGIVVDMFCHWRYVLDQIFAPVKSVYCQGATHIPTRYDEQGQAYQATAEDAAYGIFELEGGIVAQLNSSWTTRVFRDELVEFQVDGTEGSAVAGLRNCHAQHRSATPKPVWNPDLPAAYDFRDQWAEVPDNEVFDNGFKVQWEMFLRHVVDDAPFTWDFVEGAKGVQLAELGLQSWREGRKLEVPALDIEAQP; this is encoded by the coding sequence GTGAACGATCGACGCGTCGGCATCGTGATGAACGGCGTCACCGGCCGGATGGGCCTGCGCCAGCACCTGGAGCGTTCCATCGTGGCGATCCGCGAGCAGGGCGGGATCCCGGCCGCCGACGGCACGATGATCATCCCCGAGCCGATCCTGGTCGGCCGCAACGAGCTCAAGCTGAAGAACATCGCCGACCAGTACGGTCTGAGCCGCTGGACCACCGACCTGTCCGAGGCGCTCGCCGAGCCCGACGTCGAGATCTACTTCGACTCCCAGCTCACCCAGCTCCGGGAGAAGGGCGTCCGCGCCGCCGTCGAGGCCGGCAAGGCGATCTACTGCGAGAAGCCGATCGCCGAAGGCCTCGAGGCGGCCGTCGATCTGGCCCGTCTCGTCCGCGACTCCGGCCTGAAGAACGGCGTCGTCCAGGACAAGCTCAGCCTGCCCGGCCTGCGCAAGCTCAAGCGGCTCGTCGACGGCGGCTTCTTCGGCGAGATCCTGTCGGTCCGCGGCGAGTTCGGCTACTGGGTCTTCGAGGGCGACTGGCAGGAGGCGCAGCGGCCGGCCTGGAACTACAAGACCGAGGAAGGCGGCGGCATCGTCGTCGACATGTTCTGCCACTGGCGGTACGTGCTCGACCAGATCTTCGCCCCGGTCAAGTCGGTCTACTGCCAGGGCGCGACCCACATCCCGACCCGGTACGACGAGCAGGGGCAGGCGTACCAGGCCACCGCCGAGGACGCGGCGTACGGCATCTTCGAGCTGGAAGGCGGCATCGTCGCGCAGCTCAACTCGTCCTGGACGACGCGGGTGTTCCGGGACGAGCTGGTCGAGTTCCAGGTCGACGGAACCGAGGGCAGCGCGGTCGCCGGCCTTCGCAACTGCCACGCCCAGCACCGCTCGGCGACCCCGAAGCCGGTCTGGAACCCGGACCTCCCGGCCGCCTACGACTTCCGCGACCAGTGGGCCGAGGTGCCGGACAACGAGGTCTTCGACAACGGCTTCAAGGTCCAGTGGGAGATGTTCCTCCGCCACGTCGTCGACGACGCCCCCTTCACCTGGGACTTCGTCGAAGGCGCCAAGGGCGTCCAGCTCGCCGAACTAGGCCTCCAGTCCTGGCGCGAAGGCCGCAAGTTGGAGGTCCCCGCCCTCGACATCGAGGCGCAGCCGTGA
- a CDS encoding diguanylate cyclase domain-containing protein: MTAVRRLYEVSARMGAGRSLAETLQAVVDGVVTGLGFGIAVLNLRQADGKFEVIAVAGSPEAREALLGTISAGDIFDAEFAIADKWGGLRFVPHERLPEGGEIVGWVPEIPVSTAADAWHPLDALFAPLHSSDGELVGMLSVDLPEDQRRPGQIHRELLEIFATQAGIAIDKARLTDQLLAEKARLEASETTFRLVFEGAGNGMATIAFDGPEAGRILRVNDAFCHITGYTPAQLVGTTFVDYLRDEETGQTKREIDQLATGRGPYRFERTFRRTDGNDIWLGGTAAIVDQGVDQPRIILIQIDDVTARKDEERELRHHAAHDPLTGLPNRRLLQHRFNAALQRSRQSGRRGVLLFCDLNHFKQVNDKYGHEAGDKALREIADRLLTEVRHGDTVARLGGDEFAILAEDIDGDDLDVLMRRIDESISRPLEGIDVPVTASIGTAIVSPYAANLDELLRTADNAMYEAKRAFRASQT; encoded by the coding sequence ATGACGGCAGTACGCCGTCTGTACGAGGTGAGCGCCCGGATGGGCGCCGGGCGAAGCCTGGCCGAGACGCTGCAGGCGGTCGTCGACGGAGTCGTCACCGGCCTCGGTTTCGGGATCGCTGTGCTCAACCTGCGGCAGGCCGACGGCAAGTTCGAGGTGATCGCCGTGGCCGGCTCGCCGGAGGCCCGGGAGGCGCTGCTCGGCACGATCAGCGCGGGCGACATCTTCGACGCCGAGTTCGCGATCGCGGACAAGTGGGGCGGCCTGCGGTTCGTACCGCACGAGCGGCTGCCCGAGGGCGGCGAGATCGTCGGCTGGGTGCCCGAGATCCCGGTATCGACCGCGGCGGATGCCTGGCACCCGCTGGACGCGCTGTTCGCACCGCTGCATTCGTCCGACGGCGAGCTGGTCGGAATGCTGTCCGTCGACCTGCCCGAGGACCAGCGGCGACCGGGGCAGATCCATCGCGAACTGCTGGAGATCTTCGCGACCCAGGCCGGGATCGCGATCGACAAGGCCCGGCTGACCGATCAGCTGCTCGCCGAGAAGGCCCGGCTGGAGGCCAGCGAGACGACCTTCCGCCTGGTCTTCGAGGGCGCCGGCAACGGGATGGCGACGATCGCGTTCGACGGCCCGGAGGCCGGCCGGATCCTGCGCGTCAACGACGCCTTCTGTCACATCACCGGCTACACCCCGGCCCAGCTGGTCGGCACGACTTTCGTCGACTACCTGCGCGACGAGGAGACCGGCCAGACGAAACGCGAGATCGACCAGCTCGCGACCGGGCGCGGTCCGTACCGGTTCGAGCGCACCTTCCGGCGTACCGACGGCAACGACATCTGGCTGGGCGGTACCGCCGCGATCGTCGACCAGGGCGTCGACCAGCCGCGGATCATCCTGATCCAGATCGACGACGTGACGGCGCGCAAGGACGAGGAACGCGAACTGCGCCACCACGCGGCTCACGACCCACTCACCGGGTTGCCGAACCGGCGGTTGCTGCAGCATCGGTTCAATGCGGCGCTGCAGCGGTCGCGGCAGAGCGGGCGGCGTGGGGTTCTGTTGTTCTGCGACCTCAACCACTTCAAGCAGGTCAACGACAAGTACGGGCACGAGGCCGGCGACAAGGCGCTTCGCGAGATCGCCGATCGGTTGCTGACCGAGGTCCGCCACGGCGACACGGTGGCGCGACTGGGCGGCGACGAATTCGCCATCCTTGCCGAGGACATCGACGGCGACGACCTGGATGTGCTGATGCGGCGGATCGACGAATCCATCAGTCGACCGCTGGAGGGCATCGACGTACCGGTGACCGCCAGCATCGGCACCGCGATTGTCAGCCCGTACGCCGCCAACCTCGACGAACTCCTCCGCACCGCCGACAACGCCATGTACGAAGCCAAACGCGCCTTCCGAGCCAGCCAAACCTGA
- a CDS encoding sugar phosphate isomerase/epimerase family protein, which yields MNRYSLNQATTKYWPLEEVVAASTKADLDWIGLWREPIQEYGVERSAKLVADAGLRVSSLCRSGFFTATDAAERQAKIEDNRRAIDEAATLRTNVLVLVSGGLPPGSRDLDGARGMIRDGLAELAPYAGERGVRLAVEPLHPMFCSDRCVVSSLSGALDLAEQFPVDQVGVIVDAYHLWWDADVYRQIERAGDRICSYQVSDWTTPLPADNLLGRGMMGDGSIELRRLREACDAAGYDGPIEVEIFNQELWDAPGQEVFDLALARYLEHVA from the coding sequence ATGAACCGCTACAGCCTCAACCAGGCGACCACGAAGTACTGGCCGCTCGAAGAAGTAGTTGCTGCCAGCACCAAAGCCGACCTCGACTGGATCGGCCTGTGGCGCGAGCCGATCCAGGAGTACGGCGTCGAGCGCTCGGCCAAGCTCGTCGCCGACGCCGGGCTGCGCGTTTCCTCCTTGTGCAGAAGCGGTTTCTTCACCGCCACCGACGCCGCCGAACGCCAGGCCAAGATCGAGGACAACCGCCGCGCGATCGACGAGGCAGCCACCCTCCGCACCAACGTCCTGGTACTCGTCAGCGGCGGCCTCCCACCCGGCTCGCGCGACCTCGACGGCGCCCGCGGCATGATCCGCGACGGCCTCGCCGAACTGGCCCCGTACGCCGGTGAGCGCGGCGTCCGTCTTGCGGTCGAGCCCCTGCACCCGATGTTCTGCTCCGACCGCTGCGTCGTCTCCTCCCTCAGCGGCGCCCTCGACCTCGCGGAGCAGTTCCCCGTCGACCAGGTCGGCGTGATCGTCGACGCCTACCACCTCTGGTGGGACGCCGACGTCTACCGCCAGATCGAGCGAGCCGGCGACCGGATCTGCTCGTACCAGGTGAGCGACTGGACCACCCCGTTGCCCGCCGACAACCTGCTCGGCCGCGGCATGATGGGCGACGGCTCGATCGAGCTGCGCCGCCTGCGCGAGGCCTGCGACGCCGCCGGGTACGACGGCCCCATCGAGGTCGAGATCTTCAACCAGGAACTGTGGGACGCGCCCGGCCAAGAGGTCTTCGACCTGGCCCTGGCGCGCTATCTCGAGCACGTCGCCTGA
- a CDS encoding zinc-binding dehydrogenase, which yields MRTTMRAAVCVRAGGPEVLEIQEVPIPKVREGWSLVQVKGAGLNRSELRTRQGHSPSVSFPRVLGIECVGIVVASTDPLVPEGATVAAVMGEMGRAFDGGYAEYALLPNSLLMPITTKLPWEVLAALPETYLTAQGSLDALGINEGRLLIRGGTSSVGMAAASIATGHGITVAATTRSTDKAMALGVDHVLIDDGESLATAVRAIWPEGPDYVLDLVGARTAVDSLQLVRRGGTVCVSGSLSGWSIPDFEPIAMIPSGTRLTTFHSKDASGSTALQRIVDEVEAGVYRPNLDRVFTLDEIAKAHDHMENNQATGKVVVIP from the coding sequence ATGCGAACGACGATGCGAGCAGCGGTCTGTGTCAGGGCGGGCGGTCCCGAAGTACTGGAGATCCAGGAGGTACCGATTCCGAAGGTGCGGGAGGGCTGGAGCCTGGTGCAGGTGAAGGGCGCCGGGCTCAACCGGTCCGAGCTGAGGACCCGGCAGGGGCATTCGCCCAGCGTGAGCTTCCCGCGCGTTCTCGGGATCGAGTGCGTCGGCATCGTGGTCGCGTCGACGGATCCCCTGGTACCGGAGGGCGCGACCGTCGCGGCGGTGATGGGCGAGATGGGCCGGGCCTTCGACGGCGGCTATGCCGAGTACGCGTTGTTGCCGAACAGCCTGCTGATGCCGATCACCACCAAGCTGCCGTGGGAGGTTCTCGCGGCGCTCCCCGAGACGTATCTGACTGCGCAGGGCTCACTCGACGCGCTGGGGATCAACGAGGGCAGGTTGCTCATTCGCGGCGGGACCTCGTCGGTGGGGATGGCGGCCGCGTCGATCGCCACCGGCCACGGCATCACGGTGGCTGCGACTACCCGGAGTACGGACAAGGCCATGGCGCTCGGTGTCGACCATGTCCTCATCGACGACGGTGAGTCCCTGGCCACGGCGGTGCGGGCGATCTGGCCCGAAGGCCCCGATTACGTCCTCGACCTCGTCGGGGCAAGGACCGCGGTGGATTCACTGCAACTGGTACGCCGTGGCGGCACGGTCTGTGTGTCCGGATCGCTCAGCGGGTGGTCGATCCCGGACTTCGAGCCGATCGCGATGATCCCGTCCGGAACCCGGCTCACGACGTTCCACAGCAAGGATGCCTCGGGCAGCACCGCCTTGCAGCGCATCGTCGACGAGGTCGAGGCCGGCGTCTACCGCCCCAACCTCGACCGCGTCTTCACGCTGGACGAGATCGCCAAGGCCCACGACCACATGGAGAACAACCAGGCCACTGGCAAGGTCGTCGTCATCCCCTAG